One window of the Melanotaenia boesemani isolate fMelBoe1 chromosome 14, fMelBoe1.pri, whole genome shotgun sequence genome contains the following:
- the slc44a5b gene encoding choline transporter-like protein 5-B isoform X2 translates to MARISDIPTSYYGEPRRFDPNFRGPVQNRSCTDVVCCVIFVIVILGYIVLGTVAWIHGDPRKIVYPTDSQGQFCGQQNTSNANKAILFYFNMLKCANPAVLINLQCPTTQLCVSKCPDRFATFLDARNTQNWKYYKQFCKPGFEIGSKSVAEVIRDEDCPSMIVPSRPFLQRCFPDFIRRDGILTVANQTIFKDGDNNKRSVNDLRDAAKSIASLLNAKEVGMKIFEDYANSWIWILIGLVISMVVSLLFILLLRYTAGMIVWLIICGVIAAVSYGIWYCYGEYNILSKKTDANVTISEIGFHTDFSIYLQHSQMWLIFMISLCVIDALVLIILIFLRSRLKIAIALLKEGSRAISYIMSTLFYPLVTFFLLAICIAYSTVTAVFLASSGNAVYKVAPTDDQCMYANLTCNPKTFSQTNVTKACPGSQCMFAFYGGESVYHHYILVLHLCNLFVFLWLVNFILALGQCTLAGAFASYYWALKKPKDIPDCPLYSSFSRAIRYHTGSLAFGSLILALAQMVRIVLEYLDHKLKGSQNACARFLICCLKCCFWCLEHVIKFINRNAYIMIAIYGRNFCTSSKDAFFLLMRNVVRVAVLDKVTDFLLFLGKLLVSGGVGALAFFFFSQKIPGFKEEVPSLNYSWVPLVTVSFGAYMIANGFFNIYAMCVDTLFLCFCEDLERNDGSSSRPYYMSPGLHKILRKGEERAKSCASS, encoded by the exons GGTTTGTTGTGTTATCTTCGTCATTGTCATCCTTGGCTACATCGTCCTGGGTACTGTGG CCTGGATCCACGGTGACCCCAGGAAGATTGTCTATCCCACTGACAGCCAGGGACAGTTCTGTGGCCAGCAGAACACCTCCAATGC AAACAAAGCCATATTATTCTACTTCAACATGCTGAAATGTGCCAATCCTGCAGTTCTAATTAACCTCCAGTGCCCTACAACCCAG CTCTGTGTCTCCAAGTGCCCTGACAGATTTGCCACTTTCCTGGATGCAAGGAATACCCAAAACTGGAAATATTACAAGCAATTCTGCAAGCCGGGCTTTGAGATTGGCAGTAAG tCAGTTGCAGAGGTCATACGAGATGAGGACTGTCCATCAATGATTGTGCCAAGCAGACCTT TTCTTCAGCGGTGCTTCCCTGATTTCATTAGAAGAGATGGAATTTTAACTGTAGCCAATCAGACCATTTTCAAAGATGGTGACAATAACAAAAGAAGTGTCAACGATCTCAGAGATGCTGCCAA AAGTATTGCCAGTCTGCTGAATGCCAAAGAAGTTGGTATGAAGATCTTTGAGGATTATGCAAATTCATGGATATGGATCCTCAT AGGCCTGGTAATATCCATGGTGGTCAGTCTgctcttcattcttcttctgcgcTACACTGCTGGTATGATTGTGTGGCTCATCATTTGTGGCGTCATCGCTGCAGTCAGCTACG gTATCTGGTACTGCTACGGGGAGTACAATATCCTGAGCAAGAAGACAGATGCTAATGTCACCATTTCTGAAATTGGCTTCCACACAGATTTCAGTATTTACCTTCAGCACAGCCAGATGTGGCTCATCTTCA TGATCTCGCTTTGTGTGATTGATGCCCTCGTCTTGATCATATTGATATTTCTGAGGTCCAGGCTGAAAATCGCAATTGCACTACTAAAGGAGGGAAGCAG GGCCATCAGCTACATCATGTCCACTCTCTTCTACCCTCTCGTCACCTTTTTTCTCCTGGCCATCTGCATAGCTTATTCCACTGTCACAGCAGT CTTCTTGGCATCTTCAGGTAATGCAGTCTACAAGGTTGCACCTACTGATGATCAGTGCATGTATGCAAACCTCACATGCAATCCAAAG ACTTTCAGTCAGACCAATGTTACCAAAGCTTGCCCTGGGTCACAATGCATGTTTGCCTTCTATGGTGGGGAGAGTGTGTACCACCACTACATCTTAGTCCTCCATTTGTGTAACCTGTTCGTGTTCCTCTGGCTGGTCAACTTCATCCTCGCTCTGGGCCAGTGTACCCTGGCTGGGGCCTTCGCCTCTTACTACTGGGCCCTGAAGAAACCGAAAGACATCCCAGACTGTCCTCTGTACTCCTCGTTCAGCAGGGCCATACG TTACCACACAGGTTCTCTGGCCTTTGGCTCTCTAATCCTTGCTTTGGCGCAGATGGTCAGAATTGTTCTTGAGTACCTGGATCACAAACTAAAAG GATCTCAGAATGCATGTGCACGATTTTTGATTTGTTGCCTCAAATGCTGTTTCTGGTGCCTGGAACATGTCATCAAGTTCATAAACAGGAATGCATACATTATG ATAGCAATATATGGAAGGAACTTCTGCACATCTTCCAAGGATGCATTCTTCCTCTTGATGAGAAATGTTGTTCG GGTGGCTGTCCTCGACAAAGTCACAGACTTTCTGCTGTTCCTGGGAAAACTGCTGGTTTCCGGAGGTGTTG GTGcccttgcatttttcttcttctcacaaAAAATACCAGGTTTTAAAGAGGAGGTGCCATCATTAAATTACAGTTGGGTCCCCCTTGTG ACTGTGTCGTTTGGAGCCTATATGATTGCCAATGGCTTTTTTAACATCTATGCCATGTGTGTCGACACACTGTTCCTGTGCTTTT GTGAAGACCTGGAGAGGAATGATGGTTCTTCCTCCAGGCCCTACTACATGTCTCCAGGCCTGCACAAGATCCTGCGCAAAGGAGAAGAGCGTGCCAAATCCTGTGCTTCCTCCTGA
- the slc44a5b gene encoding choline transporter-like protein 5-B isoform X3: protein MARISDIPTSYYGEPRRFDPNFRGPVQNRSCTDVVCCVIFVIVILGYIVLGTVAWIHGDPRKIVYPTDSQGQFCGQQNTSNANKAILFYFNMLKCANPAVLINLQCPTTQLCVSKCPDRFATFLDARNTQNWKYYKQFCKPGFEIGSKSVAEVIRDEDCPSMIVPSRPFLQRCFPDFIRRDGILTVANQTIFKDGDNNKRSVNDLRDAAKSIASLLNAKEVGMKIFEDYANSWIWILIGLVISMVVSLLFILLLRYTAGMIVWLIICGVIAAVSYGIWYCYGEYNILSKKTDANVTISEIGFHTDFSIYLQHSQMWLIFMISLCVIDALVLIILIFLRSRLKIAIALLKEGSRAISYIMSTLFYPLVTFFLLAICIAYSTVTAVFLASSGNAVYKVAPTDDQCMYANLTCNPKTFSQTNVTKACPGSQCMFAFYGGESVYHHYILVLHLCNLFVFLWLVNFILALGQCTLAGAFASYYWALKKPKDIPDCPLYSSFSRAIRYHTGSLAFGSLILALAQMVRIVLEYLDHKLKGSQNACARFLICCLKCCFWCLEHVIKFINRNAYIMIAIYGRNFCTSSKDAFFLLMRNVVRVAVLDKVTDFLLFLGKLLVSGGVGALAFFFFSQKIPGFKEEVPSLNYSWVPLVVRS, encoded by the exons GGTTTGTTGTGTTATCTTCGTCATTGTCATCCTTGGCTACATCGTCCTGGGTACTGTGG CCTGGATCCACGGTGACCCCAGGAAGATTGTCTATCCCACTGACAGCCAGGGACAGTTCTGTGGCCAGCAGAACACCTCCAATGC AAACAAAGCCATATTATTCTACTTCAACATGCTGAAATGTGCCAATCCTGCAGTTCTAATTAACCTCCAGTGCCCTACAACCCAG CTCTGTGTCTCCAAGTGCCCTGACAGATTTGCCACTTTCCTGGATGCAAGGAATACCCAAAACTGGAAATATTACAAGCAATTCTGCAAGCCGGGCTTTGAGATTGGCAGTAAG tCAGTTGCAGAGGTCATACGAGATGAGGACTGTCCATCAATGATTGTGCCAAGCAGACCTT TTCTTCAGCGGTGCTTCCCTGATTTCATTAGAAGAGATGGAATTTTAACTGTAGCCAATCAGACCATTTTCAAAGATGGTGACAATAACAAAAGAAGTGTCAACGATCTCAGAGATGCTGCCAA AAGTATTGCCAGTCTGCTGAATGCCAAAGAAGTTGGTATGAAGATCTTTGAGGATTATGCAAATTCATGGATATGGATCCTCAT AGGCCTGGTAATATCCATGGTGGTCAGTCTgctcttcattcttcttctgcgcTACACTGCTGGTATGATTGTGTGGCTCATCATTTGTGGCGTCATCGCTGCAGTCAGCTACG gTATCTGGTACTGCTACGGGGAGTACAATATCCTGAGCAAGAAGACAGATGCTAATGTCACCATTTCTGAAATTGGCTTCCACACAGATTTCAGTATTTACCTTCAGCACAGCCAGATGTGGCTCATCTTCA TGATCTCGCTTTGTGTGATTGATGCCCTCGTCTTGATCATATTGATATTTCTGAGGTCCAGGCTGAAAATCGCAATTGCACTACTAAAGGAGGGAAGCAG GGCCATCAGCTACATCATGTCCACTCTCTTCTACCCTCTCGTCACCTTTTTTCTCCTGGCCATCTGCATAGCTTATTCCACTGTCACAGCAGT CTTCTTGGCATCTTCAGGTAATGCAGTCTACAAGGTTGCACCTACTGATGATCAGTGCATGTATGCAAACCTCACATGCAATCCAAAG ACTTTCAGTCAGACCAATGTTACCAAAGCTTGCCCTGGGTCACAATGCATGTTTGCCTTCTATGGTGGGGAGAGTGTGTACCACCACTACATCTTAGTCCTCCATTTGTGTAACCTGTTCGTGTTCCTCTGGCTGGTCAACTTCATCCTCGCTCTGGGCCAGTGTACCCTGGCTGGGGCCTTCGCCTCTTACTACTGGGCCCTGAAGAAACCGAAAGACATCCCAGACTGTCCTCTGTACTCCTCGTTCAGCAGGGCCATACG TTACCACACAGGTTCTCTGGCCTTTGGCTCTCTAATCCTTGCTTTGGCGCAGATGGTCAGAATTGTTCTTGAGTACCTGGATCACAAACTAAAAG GATCTCAGAATGCATGTGCACGATTTTTGATTTGTTGCCTCAAATGCTGTTTCTGGTGCCTGGAACATGTCATCAAGTTCATAAACAGGAATGCATACATTATG ATAGCAATATATGGAAGGAACTTCTGCACATCTTCCAAGGATGCATTCTTCCTCTTGATGAGAAATGTTGTTCG GGTGGCTGTCCTCGACAAAGTCACAGACTTTCTGCTGTTCCTGGGAAAACTGCTGGTTTCCGGAGGTGTTG GTGcccttgcatttttcttcttctcacaaAAAATACCAGGTTTTAAAGAGGAGGTGCCATCATTAAATTACAGTTGGGTCCCCCTTGTGGTAAGGAGTTAA